The Acropora palmata chromosome 10, jaAcrPala1.3, whole genome shotgun sequence genome contains a region encoding:
- the LOC141893665 gene encoding uncharacterized protein LOC141893665: MSYSVVDTIAFVHQSYLISAHALAQTSSQGLFRPVHLCLYAFKFLYQLLFATRIIAAIPGDGIHTLERKNGQLLQSHNFFLYSVLKEKSWDYYAQYMKQGTCVSL; the protein is encoded by the exons ATGAGTTATTCGGTAGTGGATACAATTGCATTTGTACACCAATCATATCTTATTTCGGCGCATGCGTTAG CGCAAACTTCCAGTCAAGGCCTCTTCCGGCCAGTTCATCTCTGCTTGTACGCCTTTAAGTTCCTTTACCAGCTGCTCTTTGCGACTAGAATAATCGCTGCTATCCCAGGAGACGGTATACATACGttagaaaggaaaaacggACAACTCCTTCAGAGCCATAATTTCTTCCTATACTCagtcttgaaagaaaaatcctGGGATTATTATGCCCAATAC ATGAAGCAAGGAACATGTGTTTCATTGTAA